The Glycine soja cultivar W05 chromosome 19, ASM419377v2, whole genome shotgun sequence genomic sequence ACATTAGTTTTtagttatagttaagaagtcaTTAGCAAAATAGTGAGTATATATAGCAgcgttttttttaatctaagagAAAAAACATCGAGAGCAATTAACGTTAAATCCACTATGATTAGTGTTTGTCCCTACTAATCTCCATATATAGTATACCCAAACGATGAAGTGATGAATATTAaacgttttattttaaaagtttgtttACTCCAAAAACGTGCATGGGTTGCAATCTATGTGGACTCATTTTCTTGATTGATCAAGATATTAAGATTATAAGCTATACTATTCCATCACTAAGTAGAATTACTCTACGTGTCAATCAATCATGTGCTCCCTTTTCAATCAAATCAAGTTTTGGGGGTCCATTAATGGATGGCTACTGACCCACCACTCCATTGATGAAGTTCACAGACTCCAAGTCTAACACACCGTTACTCACTTTGATTCATGAGAATTGACTAAATCAGAAtctgtcccacatttcctttcgtttttaacttttatctgttttatcattttattcattGGCTCATTTTGGCCATTATATGGACATTTTATGCTTGACTGAATGGTAAGTGACACAACGAAAAAGGGAAAATTCTGTGGTGAAAAGCACCAAACGTTGGGGTTAATCCAGCTATTGCTTTCAGAGCTCATACAAAAATATCTGTAGCCTTCAATGAAGACGGAAAAGCCTACAGACACAAACCTAGGTTCTAGTTTGAACCTGAAAGACATGcaacacaaaataaaagagGCACATTTAAGACACATCCATCTACCCCTTCTGGATCCCATCACCTGTTTTGAACTTTCCAACCAAGCTAACAGATTTTGTGTCTTAAatagaggagaaaaaaaaagtagtaatgagaaaaaagaaagttgcACTAATGACTACTAAGCTAGGTGCCCATGCAAGTGCAAGGTATAATTGAATGTCATCCAACAATTAAAGACCTCACATTTGTCTCTAATGatctataaataattattggtaTGTTTAATTCATCCAATCCCTCCATAATTCCACCATTAATTCTCAATTGGGGACCcactatttttcttatttatatcaaACTGGCTACTATACTATTCTTCCATATGCACCTTACCTAGAGCACTTTCCCTAGCTAGTTTCTCTCTCACACTCTTCATTTATACACAACAGAATCATTCTCCTTTCTGCTAACACTTTAACTTGCTTTTCTTCATGGCTCTCTTTCTCTTAGCTATTTTAATCTTGATGGCCCCTTCTAGCAATGCCTATTGGCCACCTTCACCTGGCTACTGGCCAAGTTCCAAATTCAGGTCCATGAGTTTTTACAAAGGTTTTAGAAACCTCTGGGGCCCTCAGCACCAAAGTCTAGACCAAAATGCATTAACAATCTGGCTTGATAGAACCTCAGGTCTGAATCTGATCACTTTCAAtgctctctttctctttcactTGCATAATatcattgaaatttattaatccACTTCCACTTTTTTGTTTCTGATAAACAGGAAGTGGCTTCAAGTCAGTAAGGCCATTTCGATCCGGGTACTTTGGTGCTTCCATTAAGGTCCAACCTGGCTACACTGCAGGTGTTATAACAGCTTTCTATGTAAGACATGctataattaataacaaatgttGATTGGTGGAAAGCTTACACATTCTGTTTAGCTTATTAATGAATTGGTATTagtaattataataatgatttGATTAATGTGGCAGCTCTCAAACAATGAAGCACATCCTGGTTTCCATGATGAAGTGGACATTGAGTTTCTTGGGACAACATTTGGAAAGCCTTACACTTTGCAGACCAATGTTTACATAAGAGGGAGTGGAGATGGGAGAATTATAGGCAGAGAGATGAAGTTCCATCTCTGGTTTGATCCTACCCAAGATTTTCATCACTATGCTATACTGTGGAGTCCCAAGGAAATAATGTAAGTCACTATATACATAATACATTATAACTGTACTTCTGAATGTATGTGTGTGACTGTGACTATACGTCAAATTGAATGCATACATTTTCAGTACTGATCTACAAGAAAAGGATAGATAAGGTAGGCACTACTTCGTTTTCTCCTAAAGTAGATAGGTAGGAGTGAAGATAAAGCTTGGATTCGGTGTATGTGGCATCGGGTTGATTGGTTCTTATCGTCAGGTATCACAGTTTAGGTACCACTGATTGGCTAGAGATTTTCTTTTcctaatatttttctatataatTATTTCTACAGCTAGGAAagggataaaaagaaaagagaaataggtGTGAGATTAGATAAGTGATGTGATGATAATGTATCGtagaaaaataagtataaaaataatataactcgATTGATATTTTGGAAGATGAAAGAGAAATAATTTCGTTCTCTCTGAaattaaggaaaacaagtaGGGATTTGACATGAATATTAAATCATGTAGAAAAATTATAGTAGTAGAATCAAGGTCACATGAATGGCACAAAAAACATAAGCATCGAAATGTGGGGTAAACAAAATCTCATGACACCCAACTTAATGAAAAGTTAAAAGTAACATTTAGTTAATTGATCTACTAGTTCCTTTGCTAGCCACTtagataaaattgtaattacaAAATGAGTTCAAGTGTTCAActgtaacattaaaaaaaacagctATTTTATGAATCTTAAAAAAGGTTGTTTTTGTTACTTGgttaataaaatgagtttaatgtttatatattaatagtattttattttaaaagttaacaaatttattatatatatgatgaattgTTATTAGATGATTGTGGAAAATTTACcgtgaaaatttataattatttttctctaataATATATAGTCACTTTTTATTTGTGTCAGATTCCTAGTGGATGATGTGCCAATAAGGAGGTACCCGAGGAAGAGTGGTGCAACATTTCCTCTGAGGCCAATGTGGCTATATGGTTCAATATGGGATGCATCATCATGGGCAACTGAGGATGGAAAGTACAAAGCTGATTACAGATACCAACCTTTTCTGGCAAAGTATACCAACTTCAAAGCTGGTGGTTGCTCAGCCTATGCCCCTCGTTGGTGCCATCTAGTTTCAGCCTCACCATATAGGTCTGGTGGGTTGACTAGGCAACAATATAGGGCCATGAGATGGGTGCAAAGATACCACATGGTTTATAACTATTGTCAAGACCCCAAGAGAGATCACAGCCTAACACCTGAGTGTTGGGGTTGAATTCAAGTATTGAACATTTGGAAATTGGAACACTTGGCCAATTCGGTATTATGCTGATTTTTGGTCCCCAAAACCAAAACACTGTTCTCCTGtgatttgttttgtctttttctttcagaaaatttcttttactttatgGGGGTCACTTGAGATGGCCCCCCAGCTTGACAGCTACATTGTACGGGGTTGTGCATCCAAGGCTATCAAGACACGAGAATATTTGGaagattgtgtgtgtgtgtgtctgtttcTTTTAAGACAAAGGtaaaaaagagaacaaagggAAGAGCGAGGGAAAGGAATAATAATATCTATGTCCAGTGGATAGCAAAGTGGCCAATGTGTATGGGACGGTGAATGTGGCACCATTGAGTGCGAATACTAAAAAGCACACTCTtcatttaataatgttattgtcattttaatGATGAAAGCG encodes the following:
- the LOC114399492 gene encoding probable xyloglucan endotransglucosylase/hydrolase protein 32, with product MALFLLAILILMAPSSNAYWPPSPGYWPSSKFRSMSFYKGFRNLWGPQHQSLDQNALTIWLDRTSGSGFKSVRPFRSGYFGASIKVQPGYTAGVITAFYLSNNEAHPGFHDEVDIEFLGTTFGKPYTLQTNVYIRGSGDGRIIGREMKFHLWFDPTQDFHHYAILWSPKEIIFLVDDVPIRRYPRKSGATFPLRPMWLYGSIWDASSWATEDGKYKADYRYQPFLAKYTNFKAGGCSAYAPRWCHLVSASPYRSGGLTRQQYRAMRWVQRYHMVYNYCQDPKRDHSLTPECWG